The Manihot esculenta cultivar AM560-2 chromosome 17, M.esculenta_v8, whole genome shotgun sequence genome contains the following window.
TGTTTTGGTATtcattttatcatattaaaattattttgagttatttaatatatatttttaaatctcttcattatatatatatatttaattttgttttatatttctttttaacgaattaaaatattttctccttaaatttttaaaattgcttTATTTAATATAGATTTCAGATCTTGGCACGATCAATTCAAGATGGGACTAGAAAGATTCCAAGCCAAAACATGTACTTCAAATTCCAGCTAAAAGAAATCTCCAAATCTCACCATACACGTAATCCTTCCAGATCACACTGCACGCGTCAGCGCCCGTAACGGCGTACCATAAACAAGCTGCCCACCGTCACCGGCTCCACCCCACCAGACAGCATAAAATCGAATCCGTGCGAACCGTACCATCCAACCGTAgcgttttaatttattttagtaatttaattcTCTCCGAAAACGACACTTGGACCGGGATGGTTGGATGATGGATGGATtccttctttattattattttttaatttaaaatttaattttaagggGGACAAAATTTAAGAAAAGTAAAGGTTTTTGTTGGCTTTTTCTTAGTGGGACCCTTGACCTAAAGTATCGGGTCCACTGGAATCTACGACGTCTCGTCTCTTCGCTGTATAAAATACGTATATTGTTTATTATGCTGTGCTATAGTTTCCGATTTAGCATTTCGATATTCCATCTATGGGAATTTTCTATCTCCACAAAAAGAAAGGAAACCTTTAAAACGCATGGATTTTTCAAGGAGAATAACGTCACTGCCGCTTGATAGCTATGTGCCTTCCTAATGGTAAGCACCAACCTCTCCTTTTTAttctttgatttatttttattcccaaCTCTTCATTTTCTGCTGGTTTTGTGTAATTCTGATTTGATTTTGTAACTTTTATATTGGGTAAATGATTGTTTTGACCTAAAATGATTGGTTTTCTTTCAAGGTCTTTAATGTGGGGGATGTAGCCATTGATGTTTCTTTATTTCCTGACAGAAGCACttgcttttttttaatttggaaTAACTTTTTAGTCATATTTGTTTATTAGGGGTACCTATGTGTGATTTTGCAGGCTTACATGGAAGGTGCCATTTGACTTTGTAGCAGACCAACGGTTTGGTTTGGTGGTAGTGATCGTCATTTTGATCCTCCGAGAGGATACTTTTCATTTATGGGCTGTGGTAGGATTCATGGGATTTTGGTTATAGGAAACAAGATTGAAGTTTGAATGGTTTCTGGATTCTGGTGGATTCAAAAGTTTGAATCTTTGGAGCTTTAATGGGATGGGAGATATTTACAGGTTTGGAAGGTGCTTTATTGAATTCAAGCTATCTTCTTCTATTCATCTGAGGAAGAACAAGAAGATAATAAAGGTTGGCTGAGgagttctgtttttttttttaatatagcaATTTGTTCTAGGGTTTCAAGTATTGAATTGCTGGGATAAAGAAGCATCAAGGGGAAACAAATGGAGGAACAAAATAGTTCCTGGATAAGGAGAACAAATTTTTCGCACACAGTTTGTCTTCATTTAGATTCTTCACGACTGGCCTCTTTTCCTTTAGCCATACAGCCGGAGAGAAATTCCTTCTTGAAATCAAGGCCTGGAATGTCATCTTCTTATCAGAGGTGTGTTTCCTTCCCCAATCAGAGATCATCAGTTCCTGTTGATTCTCAGATTCAGACAAATCCCCTCACCAACAAGCAGAGATCTTTATCTCCTCTCCCTGAAACAGCCCTTTCTGATACTTTTAAGGAAGCCAGGTCTGATAGGAAGAGATTCTCAACTCCACAACCTCGCTGGAATGATCAAGACAAGGGAGTCATGGGGAAGTCTTTTCATAAGGAGTCTCCAGAGACCAATACTTCCAGTCGTGCTTTCAACACAAACCCAATTCGGCAGTTGGCTTCAATGAAGGGTCATGAAAAATGGAAGGTCAAGAAGGACTCTGCTTGGACAAAATATTTTGACCATGGTGGAGGAAGGGTTAATGCTGTGGAAGCTGCTGATGAATCAAGTGTGGATATGTCCAAGCTTTTTCTTGGGCTTAGATTTGCTCATGGGGCACATAGTAGGCTTTACCACGGTGTATACAAAGATGAGCCTGTTGCAGTTAAAATTATCAGGGCACCAGATGATGACGAAAATGGAACGTTAGCTGCTAGATTAAAGAATCAATACAACAGAGAAGTCAACCTTTTAAGTCGGCTTCACCATCCGAATGTTATAAAGGTGATAAGCtcattcttttttattgttctatTGCGTATGTTATCTGTTAAGTATGCTCTTGCTTCTCTTTCTTCTGCTTATAGAAATCTCATGATGTGGAATGATGTTTTGTTGCAAGTTGATGATTGCTTACCTAATTGGCTAACAGTTTTTTCGAAATATCAATTATGATCGAAACGAGTGTAATAAGTTTGAGGCTGCTTCATGActcctttctctctctttttttttaaacattctTTGATCTGCTAATGCAGTTTGTAGCAGCGTGCAAAAATCCACCAGTGTACTGTGTCATAACAGAATATTTATCTGAAGGTTCGTTGAGGGCATACTTGCGCAAGCTTGAGCATAAGTCTCTCACCTTACCGAGGCTAATTGCATTTGCTCTGGACATTGCTCGTGGAATGGAATATATCCACTCTCAAGGTGTCATTCATCGAGATCTGAAACCTGAAAATGTTCTTATCAATCAAGAGTTTCATCTAAAGGTTGCTGATTTTGGCATAGCTTGTGAGGAGGCATACTGTGATTCATTGGCTGACGATCCAGGAACTTACAGATGGATGGCACCTGAGATGATAAAAAAGAAATCCTATGGAAGAAAAGTTGATGTATATAGTTTTGGGCTCATTTTATGGGAGATGGTGGCTGGAACAATTCCCTATGAGGATATGAATCCCATACAAGCTGCTTTTGCAGTAGTGCATAAGGTATATATTTTTCTCCTGAAGTTAATATTTTTGTTTGTATTTTGTAATTGTAGTCGGGTGCATTTCAACTCATCTCAAATCTCTGTTTTCTCATCCATAAGTGACTAGGGTCTACACCTTGTTTGTGGGAGCAGTATCCCAACTACATTGAATTACAGCTTTGTTGAGTTGATTTTGTGCTAAGAACTGTAGGCATTAAGTTAATTGTATTATGAACCCTTCATGAAAAATTGTCCCCATGAACTCTTAATGCGAAAGCAGTCTCCACTCCGATTGAACTTCATAACCTTTTCACATCTATATA
Protein-coding sequences here:
- the LOC110604485 gene encoding serine/threonine/tyrosine-protein kinase HT1, whose translation is MEEQNSSWIRRTNFSHTVCLHLDSSRLASFPLAIQPERNSFLKSRPGMSSSYQRCVSFPNQRSSVPVDSQIQTNPLTNKQRSLSPLPETALSDTFKEARSDRKRFSTPQPRWNDQDKGVMGKSFHKESPETNTSSRAFNTNPIRQLASMKGHEKWKVKKDSAWTKYFDHGGGRVNAVEAADESSVDMSKLFLGLRFAHGAHSRLYHGVYKDEPVAVKIIRAPDDDENGTLAARLKNQYNREVNLLSRLHHPNVIKFVAACKNPPVYCVITEYLSEGSLRAYLRKLEHKSLTLPRLIAFALDIARGMEYIHSQGVIHRDLKPENVLINQEFHLKVADFGIACEEAYCDSLADDPGTYRWMAPEMIKKKSYGRKVDVYSFGLILWEMVAGTIPYEDMNPIQAAFAVVHKNLRPVIPKDCPHAMRALIEQCWSLHPEKRPEFWQIVKVLEQFESSLACDGTLNLVKNPTYQDHKKGLLHWIQKLGPVHPSNSPIPKPKFT